DNA from Campylobacter concisus:
CTTGGATAGAAAAAATATGCTCCAAGTGAGACGATTATTATAAAAAATAGAAATTTAGCTAAATTTTGAGCCTTCAACTTCGTCCTTCTCTTTAAAATATGGCTTTAAATAATACGAAAAAATTTATATCATTTTGCTTAAAAGTGTTTAAGGATCGGCACTGGATGTTGTAATTTAAAAAAATTTATATTAACATAAGCCATTTATCTTAATTTGAAAGGAAATTTATGAGCTTTGGGTCTTATTTAGCCATCGCCATCTATTTTGGCTTTTTGCTCTTTATCGGACGATATTTCTACGATAAAAATGCAAGTATGAACGAATATCTGCTAGATAACCGTCGAATGGGTCCAGTGGTTACTGCACTTAGTGCTGGTGCTTCTGATATGAGTGGTTGGATGCTACTTGGCGTGCCCGGAGCATTATACGCAACTGGCATAGCAAATGTGTGGATGATAATCGGTCTTATCATTGGAGCTTACTGCAACTATTTATTTTTAGCAAAGAGGCTTAGAATTTACACTGAAGTTGCGAGTGATAGCATCACGATACCAGACTTTTTAGAAAATCGCTTTAAAGATAGGACTAAAATTTTAAGAATCATCTCTGGTCTTATCATTTTGATATTTTTCACACTTTATGTAAGTAGCGGCATCATCGCTGGAGGAAAGACATTTGAGAGCTTTTTTGGTTTAAAATTTGCCTACGGAGCGGTCTTTACACTTGTTATAGTGGTCTTTTACACATTTTTTGGTGGATTTAAAGCAGTTAGTATAACTGACGCATTTCAGGGGCTTTTGATGTTTTGTGTCCTAGTCTCGATCCCAGTCGTGGCATATCTAAATTTAGACTTGCCAAGTGATACAAATTTGATAAAAGAGATAAGCAAGCTTGATGCAAATCACCTAAACCCATTTAGAGATCAAACTTTTTGGGGAATTTTAGGACTTATGGCTTGGGGATTTGGCTATTTTGGTCAGCCACACATCATTGTTAGATTTATGGCTATACGTGATTCAAAAGAGCTTGCCAAAGCAAGAAGGATCGGCATTGGTTGGATGAGTATTGGGTTGCTTGGTGCGATTATGAGTGGACTTATAGGTTTTGTCTACTTTAGTCAAAGAGGCGGGCTTAGCGATCCTGAAACGGTGTTTTTAAAGCTTGGTGAGCTACTTTTCCCACCATTTTTTATAGGTATTATCATCTCAGCTGTACTTTCAGCGATAATGAGTACTATCTCAAGTCAGCTTTTAGTTACATCTAGCTCGGTAACAAAGGACTTTATCTTTGCATTCTATAAAAAAGAGATTAGTCAAAATACGCAAACAGCGATCAGTCGCTATGCTGTCGTAGTAGTAGCCATAGTTGCTACTGTACTTGCTTTTATCTCAACAGATAATGTTCTAAACGTCGTTGGCAACGCTTGGGCTGGATTTGGCGCGAGCTTTGGACCAGTGCTACTTTTTAGCCTTTACTGGAAGCGCATGAGTGCACTTGGAGCATTAGCTGGTATGATAGCTGGAGGTGCGACCGTAATATTTTGGATCACTTCAGGGCTAAACACTTACGTTTATGAAATTTTACCTGGCATCATAGCTTCTTGCATAGCGATCATTAGCGTAAGTATCTGGGGAGATGCGATAAATAAAATGACGAGCGAACCTCACGAGCAAATTATAAAAGATGAATTTGAAAAGATGAAAACAAGGCTTTAAGCCTTATCTTATAAGAAATTCCTAGTATCTTGTACTAGGAATTTCTGCTAATTTTCTCTTAAAATTTTAATCCCTTTTTTAGTTTTCTTATCAAAAATCTAGCTGGATGAAGCTCATGAAATAGCGATCTTTCTATACAAAGTGGGCGATCAAGCGCAAGATCAGCTATCAAATTTGCTCCAAGTATCGCTGTGCAAAGACCTCGCGAGCCGTGAGCAAAATTTACAAAGACATTTTTTTCGTAGCTTGCTTTTGGATTGTTATCTTTATTTTTGCTCCAAAATAGCCCTTTGTAGTTTTGCTTGTAAAATTCTTCGTCATGCAAAGCGCCAATTATCGGAAATCTATCTCCGCTATAGCTTCTATATCCCACACGTGAACCGACAATGGCGGCTTTTTTGGTGTCAAAAAACTCGCTTACATCGCTTAAATTTTTAGCATTATCCTCAACTTTAGGCGTATCGCAAATTTCATTTCTGGCATAAGTTGCACCGATAACTTGCACGCCTTTAATGACTGGGCAGATGTAGCCTTTTGCGCTTAACGGTAAAGTATTTTTAAGTATTGGTTTTAGGTGCGTGACTTGGCCTCTGACACTGCTTATTTGCATATCGTAGTCCTTAAAAATTTCACTACTCTTACTACCAGTACAAAAGACCAAAATATCAGTCTCTAAATTTTTACCATTTTTAAATTTAACGCTGATTTTTCCGTTTTGTAGATGCGCCCTACTCTCATACTCGTGATTAAATAAAATTTCAAAACTGCCTGATAAAAATTTACAAATTTCTCTTGGTCTAACGTATGCGCCATCTTTTATAAATATGCCAGGATATGGCTTTAAGTTCTCATCAAATTTAAAAATATCCTCTACGCCTTGAGTTTGCCACGAGCCATATCTTTTAGTGAGTTCATCGTCAAATGCGTAGTCGATGCAGCCGTTAAATTTGATAAGGCTTTTTGGCAAAGTTGCCTTGTAAAATCTCACTGCTTGCAAAAATGCGTTTAAATGCATGCGACCTAAATTTACCCCAGGCTTTGTAACTAGTGGCATCAAAGCACCACAGTGATTGCCTGAACCATTTGTAGCCACCTCGCTCTTTGCCTCAGCTATCACAACCTTAAAGCCATTTTTGGCTAGCTCGCCAGCTGTTGCAAGTCCAGCCACGCCAGCTCCTATGATAAGCGCTGTTTTACCTTTTGGCTTATCCAGTGGCTCGCATCTTGCAAACCAAGCATCCTTTAAATTTTCATCCTTTTTTTCTAGCACGGCGCTACTCATTTGACGTTTTCTAGCATAGCCCTCTTTTAGGCTTAGTAGAAAGCCAGCACCCTTTAGACCGTCTTTTACTATTTTTGCACACGAATAGGTTCTAGCAATAGTACCAACCCTGCTTAGTCTTGCGATCTCTCTAAAAATTTCTTCGCTCCAGATTGAGCCATTTTTACTTGGAGCAAAGCCGTCTAGAAACCAGATGTCAGCGTTAAAATCAAGCTCAGGTAAAATTTCTTTAGCCTCGCCGTAGCAAAGATCAAGTGTGATATTTGGAGCAAAATTTATACGGTGTATGCCCTCAATAAGTGGCGGATAGAGCGAAACTAGCTTTTTGGCATAAGCTTTAAAAATGCCTAAATTTTCATAAATTTTTAAAAGATCTTCTTTTTTTATAGGGGTTTTTTCGATACTAACAAAGTGAAGTTTTTTAGAGCTATTTTTAAATTTCTTACAAAGTGTGAAAAAATTTAGCCCAGCACCAAAGCCAGTCTCAGCGACGATGAAGCTATCTTTGCTCTGCCAAATTTCATCAAGTGCACTTGCAAAGACAAATTCACTCTCAAGCCAAGGTTTGTCGGTATTAAAATAGATGTCACCAAACTCCTCGTTAAATGGAATTTGTCCCTTGAAGCTTAAATTTGCATTTTTCATCTATTTTTTGCAAAATATCCGTCAATGCCGTTTGCGATGCCGTTTGCAAGAGCATTTTGGTAGGCATCATTAAAGAGCTTTTCGCCCTCGACTGGATGCGTGATATAGCCGATCTCAACAAGAACTGCTGGCATAAGAGCACCTACAAGCACCCAAAATGGCGCCTCTCTCACACTGCCGTCACTTGCAGCGTAGACCTTTCTAGCACTTGCTAAAATTTCTTTTTGGATATCGATACCAAGCTTGTTTGAGGCGATGATCTTCTCGCGGCTTAGCACGTTTAGAAATGTCTGCTTCGAAAAGTAGTTCATCTCTTCGATATCTGATTTATTCTCAAGCGCGGCTGCGTTTTTGCTACGTTCGCTTCTTGCAGGCGATAAGAAAAATGTCTCAATGCCGTGCATACTTTTTGCCTTTGTGGCATTTGGAGCGGCATTTGCGTGAATAGAAACAAAAAGATCAGCCATCTTATCATTTGCAAATTTTGTTCTTGTTCTTAAATTTATAAAGACATCGGTTGATCTAGTAAAATAGACCTTGTAACCACGTGCTTTTAGTATGTCGCCAAGTTTTTTGGCTACACCTAAAACCGCAGTTTTTTCCTGAAGCTTGCCATTTACTGCACCTGGATCAGTGCCGCCATGCCCTGGGTCGATGACGATCGTTTTATTGCGTGAAAATTTACCAGTCGCAACTGGTGGCAAAGGTGCTGCCACTGGCTCACTTTGTGCAGGCTGAGGCTTTAAATTTGGCTCAGGCTCTTTGTGTGGCACTTCTTCATTTTTGTTTTTAGTTTTATGAAGTGGCGTTTTTACATTTTCGTTTGAGATAAAATTTTGTGTACTTATTATGAGTAGATCACCTGTTGCATTTGCTTTTATAGTCTTTTGGATCTTATCAGAAAAAATAACTCTAACGGTATTTTTATCATACTGCGAGATGTGAATGTAATCAGATATGAAATTTTTATAAGTTAGCGGATTGCCATTTAATCTACCGTCAATATCCATAATGTTTTTATATGTATTTTGCTGCTTTAAAAAGGATGTTTTTAGTTTTGCGGTATCAATTTTTGTATTAAACTTAAGCACCAAAGTGTCATTTACCTTGGTTGCACTAAGCAGCGTCAAAGTAGCGGTGCCAGGCGTACTAGCGCTCTTTACGCCATTTAGTGCATTTAGATCTTTTATATACCCACTTGAATCAAAACCAAGCGATTTCGAGCTGGTTATGAGTCTTGTGAGTGCTTGTTTTTTTATATTTTTATCGTTTTTTATGATCGCGTCGACATAGATGTCTTTTATATCGTTGTGAAATTTAATCTTTGCACTTCTGCTTGAGCTGGCAAAATTTTTATCAAATTTTGCAAATATCTCTGAATTTGTCGCAGCAAAAAGAAAATTACAAACAATAAAAAAGAGGATTATCGCTCGTTTCATTCACCATGTACCAGCTTGTGCATTAACTCTTTTACACTTATTAGCTCTTTTAGTTTATACCCGTTTGCTCCAGTGAAAAATAACCCTGTCTCTTTTTTGCCACTAAATGAGTCAAACAGCCTATCAGCGATGCAATATCCAACCTCTTTAGCCCCTTTGCCCCTTTGACAAGGGCTCACACAGTTGCTTATGCACTGGATCTTTGGTCCCATCCTTTTTTCTACCAAATTTATCAAATTTGTTCTAATCCCACGAGCCGGATAGCCAACTGGACTTTTTATAAGCTCTATGTCCTTTTCCTCGGCTGCTAGTATCACTTCTTTAAAGCCAATATCTGCGTCACACTCATGAGTGCCGATAAAGCGTGTACCCATTTGAACGCCGTCTGCTCCTAGCGATATTGCTTTTTCGATATCATTTTTATCCCAAATTCCACCGGCTGCGATGAGCGGAAAGTCGCCCCACTCTTTTATCTCGGCTTTTACTTGTGGGATTAGATTAAATAGCGAAAACTCAGGATCAAGGCACTGCTCGTAAGTAAAGCCCTGGTGTCCGCCGCTTAGTGGCCCCTCAAGCACGACAGCATCTGGTAAGCGGTCATATCTTTGTAGCCAACGTTTACAGATGATCTTTAGCGCTTTTGCACTTGAGATAATAGGAACTAGTGCAACCTCTTTAAAATTTTGTGTAAATTCTGGCAAATTCGTAGGTAGTCCAGCACCTGATACGATGATATTTATACCGGCTTCACAAGCGTCTTTTACCACTCTTGCGTAATCATTTGCAGCATACATTATATTTACGCCAAGTGGCAAATCTCCACAAATTTTTCGTGCATTCTCAATAATTGCTCTAAGACCTCTTGTTGAGTAGAAATTTTCACTTCCAAATGGCTTTGCATTTAGCTCTTTGTTTATAAATTTACGATTTTCATAATATCCTGTGCCAACTGAGCTGATTATTCCAAGACCGCCTTCTAAGCTTACATTACCAGCTAGTTTGTCCCAGCTGATACCAAGTCCCATACCGCCTTGAAATATCGGATACTTTATCTCATATTTTCCTATTTTTAATGGCTTTAACTCCATCTATTCAACCTTTACTTTTGCAAATTTACGCTTTCCGACTTGCAAGATATATTCACCTGCTTCTAATTTTAACTGCTCATCACTGATCTTTTCTTGATTAATGCTAACCGCATTTGCCTTTATGTCGCGTCTTGCTTGAGAATTTGACTCACTTAACTCACACTGCGATAAAGCTTCCACGATCCAAACTGGTGCTTTTAGACTAAATTCTTTGATGTCAGTTGGGAGCTGATTTTGAGAGTGTACGCTATTAAACTCAGCCATCGCAGCTTTTGCAGCTTCCTCGCCGTGATACCTTGCTGTTATCTCGTACGCAAGGTCCTCTTTTGCTTTTTTTGGATGATATTTGCCGTTTTGAACATCGTTCATTAAATTTTCTATCTCAACAAGACTTTTTGTGCTCAAAAGCTCGTACCAACGCCACATTAGCTCATCGCTTATACTAAGCGTTTTTGCAAACATATCATTTGCGTTTTCAGTTACACCGATGTAGTTGCCAAGGCTCTTGCTCATCTTATTTACGCCATCAAGTCCCTCAAGAAGTGGCATCATGATGACAGCTTGCTCTTTACCGACGTTATATGTTCGCTGCAATGTTCTACCCATTAGAAGGTTAAATTTCTGATCCGTACCGCCCATCTCGATATCGCACTTCATCGCAACGCTATCATAACCTTGAAGAAGTGGATACATAAATTCACAAATTGAAATTGGACTACCAGATTTTATCCTTTTTTCAAAATCATCGCGCTCTAGCATTCTAGCGACTGAAAATGTGCTAGTTAGCTCTATCATTCCAGCAGCTCCAAGCTCATTTGACCATTTTGAGTTAAACATTATCACGGTCTTTTTTGGATCTAAAATTTTAAAAACTTGCTCTTCGTAGGTTTTAGCGTTTTTTAAAACCGTCTCTTGATCTAGCTTCTTTCTGGTGGCTGATTTGCCGGTTGGATCGCCTATTTGAGCGGTAAAATCGCCTATTAAAAACTGCACGATCGCACCATGCTTTTGAAGAAGTGCCATCTTGTTTAAAACGACTGTGTGACCTAAGTGAAGGTCTGGAGCAGTTGGATCAAAGCCAGCCTTTACATAGAAATTTTCACCTTTTTCATAATAGTTTTTTATTAAATTCTCAACTCTTTCAAAGTCAATAATCTCGGCAACACCGCGTTTTATCTCTTGTAAAATTTCAGCTATATCTTGCATTATCTTTCTCCTAGTTATGGTATGGATCGCTTTGCGAAACGAAATCTATAATCTTATATCTATCTTTGATCTTCTCTCTTAGCTCGTTTGCATCGATGTTTTCAGCTATCTCAACACTTATCTCAAATGTGTCACCGCTAAGGTCATTTGCTTCATTTAGCGAGATTGTAGCCAAATTTACATCTAGTCTAGCAAGATATGTTAAAAATTCAGCCAACGCACCTTTTCGGTTCTCAAGATTTAATAAAATTTTATATCTATGTGGGGCATTTCTAGTCCATTTGACAAAGATGATTTCATTGCCCTTATCCATAAGCTTTCCAGCACGCTCACAAAGTTTGTGGTGCACTGTCACATTGTGCCCATTTTTAAAGCCAACTATACTATCGCCTCTTTTTGGGTTACAACAATAGTCAAACTCGACATTTGAAATTTTATGATTTGAATAGATTACGATATTTTCAAATTTCTGCTTTTTAACCTGATATTTGTCGCCCAAAGAGATCATAAAAGGACGCTCTTTTTTTATATACTTTTTAAGCATATTTACGACCTCTTGCAAAAAATCGCTTTCAGTTGCAGCACGAAAAACTTTTTTGCCTAAATTTTCATGCTCTATCCAGTCTAAAATTCTATCTTTTGAAACGCCAAAAACCGACTTTAAAATATCAACTGCGATTTTATAATTTATATCTTTTATCTTTTGCTTGCAATATGTTCTTATTGTAGCCCTTGCTTTACCAGTTCGAACGCTATTTATCCACGAACAGCGAAATTTTGCCTCTTCGCCAGTTACAATCCTTACAATATCGCCGTTTTTTAGCTCTGTTAAAAGTGGCATTCTGACGCGATTTATATAAGCTTCTTTTGCGTAAAGTCCGATCTCTGTGTGAATCTCATAAGCATAATCAAGTGCAGTAGCCCCGCGTGGAAGCGTAAAAACCTCACCTTTTGGCGAATAGACCGCAATATCTTCTATGTAAAGACTATCTTTTGCATATTCATAAAGCTCTTCGACGTTACTTTCAGCTTCATTGTTTTGCATACCAATGTCGTTTAGCCAGTCAAGTTTTGGATTTAGTAAACTGCCCTCGCCGTTTTTGTATTTCCAATGAGCTGCGACACCATATTCAGCGGTTTTGTGCATATCGTAAGTGCGAACTTGCGCCTCAAAAATACTCTTATTATCAAAAATAGTTGTATGTATCGTTTGATAGCCATTTTGCTTTGGAAGTGCAATATAATCCTTAAATCTCGAAATAAGAGGATTAAAATTTATATGCAAATTTCCAAGCGCAAGATAGCAATCAAGCGGCTTTTGTACAAGAATTCTAATAGCGAGCAAATCAAGTACCTCTTC
Protein-coding regions in this window:
- the putP gene encoding sodium/proline symporter PutP; this encodes MSFGSYLAIAIYFGFLLFIGRYFYDKNASMNEYLLDNRRMGPVVTALSAGASDMSGWMLLGVPGALYATGIANVWMIIGLIIGAYCNYLFLAKRLRIYTEVASDSITIPDFLENRFKDRTKILRIISGLIILIFFTLYVSSGIIAGGKTFESFFGLKFAYGAVFTLVIVVFYTFFGGFKAVSITDAFQGLLMFCVLVSIPVVAYLNLDLPSDTNLIKEISKLDANHLNPFRDQTFWGILGLMAWGFGYFGQPHIIVRFMAIRDSKELAKARRIGIGWMSIGLLGAIMSGLIGFVYFSQRGGLSDPETVFLKLGELLFPPFFIGIIISAVLSAIMSTISSQLLVTSSSVTKDFIFAFYKKEISQNTQTAISRYAVVVVAIVATVLAFISTDNVLNVVGNAWAGFGASFGPVLLFSLYWKRMSALGALAGMIAGGATVIFWITSGLNTYVYEILPGIIASCIAIISVSIWGDAINKMTSEPHEQIIKDEFEKMKTRL
- the mnmC gene encoding bifunctional tRNA (5-methylaminomethyl-2-thiouridine)(34)-methyltransferase MnmD/FAD-dependent 5-carboxymethylaminomethyl-2-thiouridine(34) oxidoreductase MnmC; its protein translation is MKNANLSFKGQIPFNEEFGDIYFNTDKPWLESEFVFASALDEIWQSKDSFIVAETGFGAGLNFFTLCKKFKNSSKKLHFVSIEKTPIKKEDLLKIYENLGIFKAYAKKLVSLYPPLIEGIHRINFAPNITLDLCYGEAKEILPELDFNADIWFLDGFAPSKNGSIWSEEIFREIARLSRVGTIARTYSCAKIVKDGLKGAGFLLSLKEGYARKRQMSSAVLEKKDENLKDAWFARCEPLDKPKGKTALIIGAGVAGLATAGELAKNGFKVVIAEAKSEVATNGSGNHCGALMPLVTKPGVNLGRMHLNAFLQAVRFYKATLPKSLIKFNGCIDYAFDDELTKRYGSWQTQGVEDIFKFDENLKPYPGIFIKDGAYVRPREICKFLSGSFEILFNHEYESRAHLQNGKISVKFKNGKNLETDILVFCTGSKSSEIFKDYDMQISSVRGQVTHLKPILKNTLPLSAKGYICPVIKGVQVIGATYARNEICDTPKVEDNAKNLSDVSEFFDTKKAAIVGSRVGYRSYSGDRFPIIGALHDEEFYKQNYKGLFWSKNKDNNPKASYEKNVFVNFAHGSRGLCTAILGANLIADLALDRPLCIERSLFHELHPARFLIRKLKKGLKF
- a CDS encoding N-acetylmuramoyl-L-alanine amidase family protein, yielding MKRAIILFFIVCNFLFAATNSEIFAKFDKNFASSSRSAKIKFHNDIKDIYVDAIIKNDKNIKKQALTRLITSSKSLGFDSSGYIKDLNALNGVKSASTPGTATLTLLSATKVNDTLVLKFNTKIDTAKLKTSFLKQQNTYKNIMDIDGRLNGNPLTYKNFISDYIHISQYDKNTVRVIFSDKIQKTIKANATGDLLIISTQNFISNENVKTPLHKTKNKNEEVPHKEPEPNLKPQPAQSEPVAAPLPPVATGKFSRNKTIVIDPGHGGTDPGAVNGKLQEKTAVLGVAKKLGDILKARGYKVYFTRSTDVFINLRTRTKFANDKMADLFVSIHANAAPNATKAKSMHGIETFFLSPARSERSKNAAALENKSDIEEMNYFSKQTFLNVLSREKIIASNKLGIDIQKEILASARKVYAASDGSVREAPFWVLVGALMPAVLVEIGYITHPVEGEKLFNDAYQNALANGIANGIDGYFAKNR
- a CDS encoding nitronate monooxygenase, with the translated sequence MELKPLKIGKYEIKYPIFQGGMGLGISWDKLAGNVSLEGGLGIISSVGTGYYENRKFINKELNAKPFGSENFYSTRGLRAIIENARKICGDLPLGVNIMYAANDYARVVKDACEAGINIIVSGAGLPTNLPEFTQNFKEVALVPIISSAKALKIICKRWLQRYDRLPDAVVLEGPLSGGHQGFTYEQCLDPEFSLFNLIPQVKAEIKEWGDFPLIAAGGIWDKNDIEKAISLGADGVQMGTRFIGTHECDADIGFKEVILAAEEKDIELIKSPVGYPARGIRTNLINLVEKRMGPKIQCISNCVSPCQRGKGAKEVGYCIADRLFDSFSGKKETGLFFTGANGYKLKELISVKELMHKLVHGE
- the tyrS gene encoding tyrosine--tRNA ligase; this encodes MQDIAEILQEIKRGVAEIIDFERVENLIKNYYEKGENFYVKAGFDPTAPDLHLGHTVVLNKMALLQKHGAIVQFLIGDFTAQIGDPTGKSATRKKLDQETVLKNAKTYEEQVFKILDPKKTVIMFNSKWSNELGAAGMIELTSTFSVARMLERDDFEKRIKSGSPISICEFMYPLLQGYDSVAMKCDIEMGGTDQKFNLLMGRTLQRTYNVGKEQAVIMMPLLEGLDGVNKMSKSLGNYIGVTENANDMFAKTLSISDELMWRWYELLSTKSLVEIENLMNDVQNGKYHPKKAKEDLAYEITARYHGEEAAKAAMAEFNSVHSQNQLPTDIKEFSLKAPVWIVEALSQCELSESNSQARRDIKANAVSINQEKISDEQLKLEAGEYILQVGKRKFAKVKVE
- a CDS encoding RelA/SpoT family protein produces the protein MKENSLFLEQLIEQILPCKNVSEAITLLFSLCERSEKLDKAIDSCVTSHAGQYRKSGEPYAIHPILVASIVANMGGDESMVIAALLHDVVEDTEVTLSEVQAEFGDEVAKLVEGLTKIVAIRENKLASSSSNEKLASSALTFRKMLLISIEDVRVLVVKLCDRLHNMLTLDALKVEKQKRIAEETLMVYAPIAHRLGISSIKNILEDLSFKYAMPEEYAKIDSFLNKNKQQLSLKLNAFYEKVNQILLENGFIEGTFEIQKRIKHYYSIYLKMQRKGISIEEVLDLLAIRILVQKPLDCYLALGNLHINFNPLISRFKDYIALPKQNGYQTIHTTIFDNKSIFEAQVRTYDMHKTAEYGVAAHWKYKNGEGSLLNPKLDWLNDIGMQNNEAESNVEELYEYAKDSLYIEDIAVYSPKGEVFTLPRGATALDYAYEIHTEIGLYAKEAYINRVRMPLLTELKNGDIVRIVTGEEAKFRCSWINSVRTGKARATIRTYCKQKIKDINYKIAVDILKSVFGVSKDRILDWIEHENLGKKVFRAATESDFLQEVVNMLKKYIKKERPFMISLGDKYQVKKQKFENIVIYSNHKISNVEFDYCCNPKRGDSIVGFKNGHNVTVHHKLCERAGKLMDKGNEIIFVKWTRNAPHRYKILLNLENRKGALAEFLTYLARLDVNLATISLNEANDLSGDTFEISVEIAENIDANELREKIKDRYKIIDFVSQSDPYHN